TTCTTGGAGTTACACAGTTCTTCCCAAGTTTTGGAGATGTTTTCCGAAGTTTTTCCGCAGTAGCGGTGATTATGAAGCTTGACTTTGTTTAGGTCTATAAATCGTTGAAACGGCACATGCCGTTTCTCTGTATATGTTAAAATTCAAGGAGGACGTTCTTGAGCACCGGAGACGCTGTTATATTAGGTGTTTCTCAAGAAAAGCTAGAGAAATGTTTTCGTCGCCACAGCACAGTGAAGTGCAGACACAATGCAGACAGTTAGCTAGCGGCTTCCCTTGGTGGTAGCACACCAAGTCACGAATGCTTCGGGTACACTTTACCGTGGAGAGGGTCgcaatatgtatatatatcttaAATATCGAAGTATCGTGTTTTTCTCCAGCCTTTTTATATTCTCGTTGCTGTCCCGATGTAACAAGGCGCACCGGTGTATTGGAGGACACATCTGGAAACCAGTCTTGTTATAACGGCACTGCTCTGAATACATCATGGCACACAACATCTTCTTTCCCTGAGAAACATAGGGTGAGTTGCTCAGTGGTAAAAAGTCAATGGTATTTGTTTAGCTGTCAGCTAGAAATTAAATTTATGAACCAATAGATTGACTCACATcatcacaataaataaataaataaacaaaccgTTCTTTCGTAACAAATccttggttttgtttgtttgttgttgtttttttgttttcgtttttACAGTTGCAGTCATAAGTTTACATCCACTCATCATGAGCTTGACTTtcatggtaatttggggcttttcaTGATTTCTATGAActggtggaatgattgtacccCTCCATCTTCAAtggctctaaaaaaaaaaactgtgtgcacaagtttgaatttatgttggattttctctaatccttCTCCTTGGTGATCATGACTGACTACAACTGTTAGTTTCTTTTTAACACcataaaaaggatttgtttgatAACACTCATGGATTGATCAGTGCTCAGAACAATGGGAAAGTCCAAGGGACTCAGTGAAGATCTGAAAAGGAGAATTCTACCAAATCATTAAATATGTATGCAACACATGTATGCCAATATTCCACCCTTTAAAAAGAGCAgtgaaaataaatcattaaaaattaCCATGACAATCACTATCATGATGAGTGCATGTAAACCTCTGACCATAACTGCTGGCCATAACATAATTACATATTTAATATAATACATGTGTACCTCTTAATGCTCTTATCCCATCAGATCCTTGCCAGTATGGATTCAATACAACATGACCCAGGCGGAAAATCAGCAGACCCATTACTTAGAAAGGATGGTTTGTGCTTTTTCTTAGCCAATaacacagaaaataacttttaaaataatgaaataatatgcTGATTCAACTGTACATTACTCCATGATGTGAAAAATAATGTTTGGTTGTGCTTTTTTTGCCCACTTGTTGTTCATTTGAGTGTAAATTTCCATAATGAACGCTGTAATAGTTTTGCTTGGAGAATGTGTGATATATCAGGCTCTCTTTCAGCTTTTGTGGCTGCTTTTTTCAAGCTGTTCAAGCACCATGTATACACATTTACCTGACAGGTACAGTGGAAATTGGTGAGGCTAAAGCATTTTTCGGGAGGGGCCCTCTCGCTTCTTCAGCTCCTGCTGGTCCGTGGGGACACTCTTTTTACTCTTCATTTCCCTATGTATCAAATGGCTTGCACCTCAGGAACAGCAGAAGCACCCTCACCAGATACAACCTGGGCCACTCGCTGCCTCAGGTATGTTTCTACATGATTATTACTGAACTATtccgaaaaaaaaaaatcaaaggaaagGATTATTGTGTTGGAAGAAACtaaatatatattgttttgtttttgtttttttaaaataatcctgCAGGTTCAGAGTGTGGTGCCTCCAGCTGCATTTGGGGTAAAATTTCACAAGTGTGCACAGGTACAGCAACAATATTGAAAGAATTTAAAACCCTTTGATAGATGCACATTTAATGAACCAGTTAACCtgatataaatttatttttcaaTCATGTGACCAAGGTGAAGCTTGACACTGATCCCCCTCAGTTGACATTCTTTCTGCTGGTTCGCAACGTGGGCCCTGTGGGTGGCACCAACCTATCTCAGGTGGCTATCCGGGACTCGATTTCAGGATTAGTACCTCTAAAATCTGAAGGCAGGGTTGTGGAAAGAGGCTACCAGACATTTGCCATTGATTCGTTGTTGGGTATGTTTGGGAATGAGGATGTTTAAGAAGATTATTTTTAGCCAGAATATGTCTGCATACTGCTTCGGCAGTTGATATGTTTATTTTGCTCACTTAGCTGGATCTCAAGCTGTTCTCAATTATACTGCTCACGTAAGGAGTCAAAAGAGCGAAGTCCTTGACCTTCCAGCTTTTCTCACCTTCTCTAATGCCTCACAGGTACTTTTTTCAATCTTCCTAATTGGCAACACTGTCAAACCAAAGCTTTCTAGATCCTAATTTGCAGGATAATAAGGTCATTTCCAGCCCTGTTAGCCTAgttgtttatttctttcttgGTTCCACAGAATGATGTCAGCATGTTTGGCCCATTAACGGCTAATCTAACGCTGAGGATGAATTCCACAGACAGGGTAAGTTTGGGGCAGCGCCTTAATGTGTAACAAAATCTACATGACAGCATAAGTTGTTTATTGTTGTCATTTCTTCAGTGTTATATTTATCGTGTTCATAAAAGGGACTTAATTGTAAGTGTGACATATATGTCTCTCTTTTAGATCTATCCTAACCACGGTGTTCATTTTGCTGGATTTGTTGCTGGGTTCTTTGTCACCATGGTGCTGATGTTGCTGGGGTTTCTGGCCATAAATGTGATAGGCCTCAGGACTAGACTGAATCTTCTTCAAAAAAGGGTATCACAAGTTCATCTCTTAAACCTAATGATAAAGTTTAATATTGACAATGAACAATTTAAATGCAGTTGCTATAACAATGCTTAATGCTTATTGCAATATATTTCATTTGCATAGTAATGTCTGTAtatgttcttttgttttgttcttcatCTTCATTATGCCATATGGTGTTTCTTTTGCTTCAGAGAAACAGAAGTGATTCAGACCCTGAGTTTGCAGATTCCAACCTGAGTGAGACAGTCAAGGATGAGGCAACATTTGAAGACAAGATTGTGGACACCATGGTTCTGGAGGATCCACAGAACATGTACAGAGCTTTGGAAAAGTGAGTAGATCAGCCCAGTATGACCTAATTTCCATTAATGGAACAATACCAAAAACCAGTtagcacaaaaagacaaaaaataagcAAATGTGCAAATGAATCGTTAATTGTGTTACTGTAAAATTGTTCCTTTTTCTACATTATATCAAAATCAATACCTGCAATATACCACCTTATTCTGTTTATCGTGTGTTTTATCTCTTTAGTCTTGAAGTGTCTTCACTGCTACATGCCACCAATAACCTGGAAGCCGTCCGGATTCAGATTTACAAGGACGTGATGTCCTCCTTGCTTGCCAGACTTCAATCTCAGGGCCAGGCAAGTGCTCAAGCCCAGGAGAGGCTGCTTAGTGTGCTTCACGGGCAGCTGCTAGGCATGGAGGGACGGCTCAAGGAGGAGCGAGGGGCTCGCATGGTTGCCTTGGCTGGTCAGTGTAACCTGGAGACTCGGGAAGAAATGGAAGCAGAGCACTGCAGAGAGGCTGCTGAGAAGGCCCAGGCTGAGCTGCTGTGTCAACATGCAGATCAACAGGTAGTAACAATCTGTTTTTGCATTGTTAACTTTGCCAAGGATGTTAGCATTTTGGGATTACACAAAAACTACTAGGTCAGTGTTTATGAAATTGGGCAAAGGAAGAAATCTGTTCTGAATCAAGGTGTGTAtactagttttgtttttaacagttcAGTCACACTGGCAGCTCGTGTAGCTCCATAGTGTAGAAGGATGTAGGGCAGCTGCCATAAAACTGCCAACTCAAACATGCTGTGATGGGGGACCTCAGCCATCAAAGGCTGACTGAAATGTAATCCTTAAACCACTATGGCAAAGGCACCTTTGCAAGTACAACATCTGTTTCAGGATAAATAGTTTCTATCAATATGATTTAACTTTCACAACTTTAAGATTAATTTTGAAATCTTGAAATTTCAGGAACTTCTTCAGTGTAGTGTCCTTCTGGAGAAGCTGCACAAGTTGAGCCAAGGTCAACTTCAACGCATCTTATTGGTTCGTCATGAAGAGGCCTCAGCGAAGCTCCAGAGGCAGATCATTGAGTGGCGACGGGTGGAGCTGCACAAGATTTTCTCAGAGGAACTGGAGGAGGCCACCAGGATGGGAGAGTTGGAGAAGAGCACAGCCAAGAATCTCCAGCACGAATACTTTACTTGTCAGGTGAACAGTCAGAGCCTGTTGAGTTGGGTTATCATTTAATTGTCATGCCTGTTTAGAGAAAAATGTTGTGATATGCATACATTTGCACTTGTGGTGAAACATTAAgatgaaacacaaagaatgggAATAGCGATTATTTATAAAgttgttgtttggtttttgtttgtttttatccaggATCAGCTAGAGGAGGTGCTGGATGTAGTCCTCGCCAATCTGCGCTATGTGCTAGCTGAACGCAGCGCACAGAGGAAGTTCCTGGTGCACAGCCTCCACAGTCTTAACAGCTTGATTTCTGACACTTTCTCCAGCACCTCCAGCAACTTGGACAGCTGGTTCACTTACATCAGGGGGTTGGTGCTAattttataaaaacacaaatgttcCTGCgtcttaataaaaaaataactgaaacatGTCTGGTAATTATGTGAAatatacaaaacaaaatatgCAGTGTGTAAAAGTTCAGGGATATAAACGCTctagtgtttttaaaaatcttgttGATATCTACAAATACAAGTCCACTATGCTACAGTTGTTTCACTGTGGTACTCTGCTCCCTTCTCCACCAGAGGGAGCAAACTGCCTGCAGAGCAGATTGACCAGCTGCAGGAGAAGGCTCAGAAAGAGCTGGTTATGCTGAGACAGAGACTGGATGAGGCACTGAAGCAGGAGAGGAGAGCCATGCATTGCGGACTGATTAAGAAGAGGAGGGAGCTCATATCTGACATGGTTAGCAGAAGTGGATATACACAGGCCTCTTTTGCAAGGTATTTTCGTTTGAAAAattaaatccttttttttgCCTTGTCCAGGTGAGGGtccacaaacagagacagaaggACCTGTCGAACATGTGCAAGGGTCTGGAGGGAGGGATAGAGGTAGGACAGCATCTGCACTGTTGGCAGAATTTACTGACAGCTCACAGCTTGGAGCTAGCAGAGCTTATCAACAACCTGGATGAGGAAGCTGCTGCAGACATCCGCAAGGTGCCACACTCAGACTTCACATCACTTTGTGTGTCAATTTTCTCATGTGAGATGTGAAGTTGCACAAATATGAAGTGAGGTTGATCTCATACCTGTTCTTTAGGTCACCATGCGTGTGATCCAGGGTGCCATAGCAGACATCAAAGCCATCCAGCCTTCTGCAGCTCAGGCTGTATTAGCCCTCTTGCCTCCAGGAGAGCAAGACTTTCTGCTGCAGATGGAACCAGGGCAAGGATCAGGACAGGGAGCGAGTGCTCTCCTGGTGGGTCAGGAAAGACTGCACCAGGAAGGCAAGGCAGCCTTGCGTATCCTCAGCTCCACCAGGGAGGCTCTGAAGGAAGCCATGGAGAAAGAGCTACAGGAGCAAAAGGCACTTAGGACACGCTGCAAAGAGTTCTTCAGGTCAGTGAGGCATTTTTACTGATTTCAGAAACTAAAGATTGTGTATGCGGTCCCAGTAGAAGATGGAAAATcaaataaagaaacaacaaactGGATCCACAAGTTTAGGATGTTAGCTGGTGGGAATTCTTAAAGCAGCTGCAATGGTAGGAGATGCCACACACTGTTTACTTCCAAGGaacttttttttatcttttataaataatatttacattgGATAATGGTACCCAGTAAGTTTAGAAGAGTCAAACTGGTTCACCTGtcacttttctcttttcctttctgtcataggtgtttgtgtttgtcccaGCTAACTCTGTCTGAAGATGACAGGCTAAAGATGAAACTGGAGTTTCAGaaatgtctctctgtgataGATCGCTGTCTGGTGATGCCACACGCTGTCGCCAGAACTAAACTTCTGTGTGCTCTGGCAGCTTGGAGGAAGGAGAGCGAGAAACAGATGGTGCGTATATAATCACATGTTActcagttcattttaaatgcTCTTAAAATGTTGCTATATAGAATTACATATTCATTTCATAGTTTGAAAATAAAGTTCCTGCTACCCTGAATTAGAAAGTGGttaaaaggatggatggattgggTGGGGGGCTTTTTGCTGCCTTATTCACTAAACTTAAAATTAAATCAACAATGCCGTCATAGATTTCTCCCTCACTTCTTTTAAAAGGCATTAGCTAAAGTAGTATGGCTAAACAATTTAGCTTCTTTGCACTGCAGTTTTTCAACTGCAGGCAATGCTCTGAATTAAATTTCCCTGGGAAACGCTGATCAAAGCATGCATCGTTTTATGGAGGCATGTAATGTTGTGGTAAAGCAAGTACTCATCTCATTTTCATCACCAGGCCTTTATGCATTCTGGTATTGATAAGTTCTTTTGAGTCAGTTCATGACATTTTTCCCgtgggaatttttttttccatgtttatTCAGTATGCATTAATatcttcttgtttttaaatctctttataATATTCTTAAGGTAACTCAAAGTAAGAAACTGATCCCCATTAAGCTACAGCTAGAGATAATGatgcttttaatgttttctcATATGAATAAGAAATTTAGAGCGGCTACGGCCAGTGGAAAACCACACTGCTGTAATCCTCAATTGTGTGGCTGCtggatgagtgtacattgttATTGTGAAACTATAAAGGGGATCCACAGAGTGGCTTCATTTCTGATCACATCATGACAGTGAGCTTGGAGTTCTTTCCCAACCACCTTCTGGATTCTGTGGCTTTTTGCAGATGAATACACAATCCAAGGGGAAAACCAGTGAGGCCAGACAGAAAGCAGACACATCCGACCTGCGGCTTTTCCAGAAAAAGCTTAAGGATAGGATTCAACTATAtgagagggagaaggagatgGAGAGCAGTATAATGAGCAAGGTATAGCTGTTTCCTAAAACCTTGACAATAATTGATTTTTAAGTTGATTTATTATCATCCTGTATTTTTACAGCGTGTCAAAGTGATCCAGGAAATTCACAGAGCAAAGAAAACCATAAGTCTTGAAGACAGTTTGAGTTTAACATCAAAATTGTGCATCAGTAGGTTTTGAGTTTATACCAGATGACTGAAAATCATCCGTTCTCAATATGGCAGGTGTTGGAGGAGATGAAGTATGAGAGAGAAGATGATCTGCACTCTCAGGCAGACAGCCTGGCTGTGCAAATGGCTGTCATCCATTACCAGAAGGCTGAGAGGCGAAGCAAAGTTTTGGAGACCTGCAGAGCAATGCTGACTCTCCATAGCCTGCTTGTTCAACAGCTCAAAGAAAGGAAACATTTGGAGAGACAAGACATGGCTCAGAGTATACAAAGCCACTGCTTGGTAGGTAGTATCTGACTTGTGTGTGGTGGCTCCTTCTCTCCTGAAGCCTATAAGTTTTCATTCTGtgaagtttttcatttttatctttaatttttgGGTTTCTTCTGAGACATGGTTATTTGAAGGTCACTTTGACTTTTGCCACAGGGCCTAGAGGAAGCAGAGCAACAGCTTCAGGAGGAAAGAACAGAGTTGGACAGCCTGCAAATGTCTCAGCCCGCTTTAAAGTCAAGTAAAACACATCAGGAGGACTCTGGTGTGGGAGATGAGAACCGTGAGCAAGAAACCGTGTTTCAGTTGCAGACAGATTGCAGGATGGTGGCCATCCTTCAGGATGCACTTGACAAGCGTGAGCAGGTTACTTCACTTATGGCTGAGAGGTAAGCTGTTATTCAGCATTACTTAGAGAGCAATGAGGATTTGGGGGGTGTTGATACAAGCCATTCCATTTCACAATGTGGAAACTGATGTTTTCAGGTTTCACTTAATGACTGCCAAGAGTCAAAGCATGGAAGATTTAAAAGAACAAATGGAGCTCAAGAGGCTGTATGCAAACTGTGACCAggtctcagttttttgtttttttttcatgataaGTGTTTGGATAATATGTGtaataaaaacaatcaaaactTTGTATCAGTTAGTTCAAACAAAATGTGTGCTAACCAATACTCTGCACTGCTCTTCGTTACAGGATCTGGACTTTGCATCTCAGCTGGTCAAGCGGTGTCATGTGTCTACCGAGGTTCTCCTGGAGGCCCTACGTCTCCTTCTCCCAACCCTGCCTGAAAGTGAACTCCTTTCAATCAGTGATGCCCTGTGCCCCAAGCAGCACCCTCCCTCAGGGTCTGCAGAACAGGAACACCCAGGGTGAGAACCAGGTTCTGAGTTTCTATCCTTTTATAAGAATCTGGAGGTTCATACGTCATCTGTCAACAGTGTTCAGTGCGTTTGACTTATGAGAGTGAATCTTATTATagtgtgccccagggcagctgtggctacaatgtagcttgccatcaccagtgtgtgaatgtgtgtgtgaatgggtggatgactgaatgtgtaaagtgctttggggtccttagggactagttaagcgctatacaaatacaggccatttaccattatagTGTAACAGTAAATAGAGTTCTGTCAAAGAGATAATCAACTTGTTTTTCCTGAAGGAACATCTGAACAGAATAACATAACCACTACAGTTTACTAGGGAAAAGGGAAGTAATGTAAATGATCAGGTAGAAATGGTTGACAACAAAATTGCAATTTTTAATGAGTGAAATTAATACATATGCTAACAACACAGCCAAACGCAGCAGAAAACACAATGAAAGAACTTCTGTGTTTTCACTGATTTTGGAAATGGTGTCTTTCCAGCCGTAAAGATTTATTCATTACTTTATACGATTTCACCCACTTGTTGCAGTTCTGTGCCATGGGTATACTGAATCAGGGCATGCTACACTTAACCGTTATCAGGCACTGTACACAGCAATCACTACACACAGCTGGACTTGGTCAAACGTGGTCAGGCTTTGTAGGATACCTATAATGAGTACATCCTAAGAGCCTGGGGGCTCTCTTAAGCAGGTGAGTAAATTACAGACAGAATCAGTCTGATTCACACATGAGGCTGGGACACTGGTTCAGTCCAGCACAAGAGCCAGTGGAGGAGATGACTCACAAGAAAGCAACAGGATGTCAAGTGCAGGCACCAATCTTGATTGAGCAATAAAACGTATACATTCTTTATTAGGGCCATAACATTAGGCAGTGAAATTCTTTGAGGAAATTTAAATTTGACATATTGGAGGATAATGCTATTAGTTTGACTCTTGGCTTACTCTATTCTAGCTGTGCAGTGTTTAATGTGTGTCATGCTCTTTTactgaaactctaaagattGTTTGTTCCTTGTTTAGCTCAGTGATTACTTCATTTAATGAAGTTAAATGAAGTTAGATGAAATTACTTCTCATCATTTAAAATCCTCAGTTTTAAGTTGTAAGTTGCTAATGTATGTAACCTAACATGCAACAACAAGTTGGTCACCCAACAACAAGTTGGTCTAGTCTTGCTAAGGAAATGataatcttttgtttttctttttttctttctgcaagTACATAGCCAGTCTCAATAGTTCAAGTTctgttttttaagaaaatatatttaaagtcaCTTATTTGAGAAGAAACAAAACTCTGTGTTTTCCCAGCAGCCAGTTGAAACACAACCATCTCTGCCTATTGTCTTAAATGTACATAACAAAAGCTGTTTTCCCTGAGCCAAGATGGAGAGATAAATGATTTTACTCATCATTTAATTTCCCCTCTTGTCCTGGTGCACTGGAACAGTTTTGTCTGCACCCCGCTGAGTCTGGATTATTTTACTGATGAATGATGCCTCATGCTTTGGATCTGAGCTTCTGGCCAAAGGACAAGGGAGTGAAAAGTTTGGAACAATATGCAAgacatgtgtttttcttttcattagttcttttgtttctgctttttgtttggAGAATGGAGTTCACCAATTCTTAACagctgttttagttttattcaaAAGAGAATTCATTTATATAGTATTGTTTAATTTTAACAGTGactattatattcatttttagctccctattttttttgctgGACTGTGCTACAGTAGCTTTGCGTGAtttacagttcaaaataattctTACTGCCCCTCCGTCTGAAAGAAGCCCTTTCAGCTCTTCTCCCTTTAAGACCATCATCCCAAGAAGCCAGCACTCTTTccattggctgcccctcataaaCACGGCAGATAGGCGGGGCTTGTGTGCTCCAAGCCAAAGCTGTGTTCCTGAGAGCCATATTAGAAATATATGCTCACACTAACATCAGAGTACCAAAAATTATCTGAAGTCTGATCTTTTGACTCATATTTAAACATcatttatacacacatataGTCAGTGAATTCCTGTGTTGAAGATCTGGTAGTTATGTCTGCTGTTGTGAGGACAAATATCTCCCTTGATTTGTCAGTGTCCTTTGCTAATTTGGAAACTAATATAAGGCAATCAAGTTGCTCCAAAGTGGTCAGGCTTTAAATTTCCCTCTATCCAATAGTACAGTTTGCTTTAATacactgcaaaaaagaaaatgttgacaAAACTTGAAATATTGAGGCAGCTTGGTTCAACggctgttttgagttttggcAACTTGAAAATCACCTTATTCATCATAATATACCTACAGTGTAGGAGAATTATTTTAGACACATGGATTTTACACAGCATACTGTATTAAATCCATAGGTAGGTGTTCAGAGGTTCTGTCCATATCATCTGCTCGCTGCATAGCTAATGTAACACAAATAGTCCCCCCATTACAAAACCCTGTTGATGACTCATTTGCATTTTGACAGATATTGTCCATGAAGTGTCACAAGTACAGAGAAACCAGAAGACTTGCACTGTTTACTGTCAAAATAAAGACTGGCTACCTAAGACCGACTCTGTTTTTAAGGCAATCTTAAAAATATAGTAATTCTCCTAAAGGTTTTTTCAGTTAGACTTATCTGGATTTAATAATTAAACTGCCCAGCTTAACATGTTGTACCATTCTACGAAGgagataaaatatttaatatttatttataagttGTTATATATGTTGGACTCATCTAGTGTAAGTGGGATGAACCTGCTGGATAGTCGCCACAACACTAGGGAGAGCCCCCACCTTATGGTGGGTCCTTTCTCTCCTCCCTCCAACAGGGACCTAAAGGGGTCGAATGACCCTGAGTATATGGAGGCTCtattgtttttgtgtatttgttttagtttgGTGTTAACAATGGGGGCACAATGTTTTACCTCAGTGACATTTGGAACACACACTCAAGGCTCTATCTGGTGTTATAATAAAGCCCAATGTTAAAGGTACTCTCACTTAATGTAAATGGGCTCCAAAGCCCAGCAAAGCAGGGGAAAATTCTTAGTAAACTTAAAAGAGAGGATATTGATGTGGCATTTCTACAAGAGACTCACTTGGTGGGCCTTGAGCACGAGAAACTTAAGAGACAAGGTTTCAAGCAAGCTTATTATTCTTCAAATGGTTTAAGACATACGAGAGGGGTGATCATTTTAATATCAGGGAGGGTTATCTTTGAACATTTTGCTACAATTAGGGATAGAGAAGGCAGATTTATCATGGTACAGGGCAAATTGGATGGGGAATTGACTACGTTGTATAATGTTTATATTCCCCCTGGTTCCACATTTGATTTTTATAAGCAAGTATTCGAGAAAGTAGTGACAGAGGCACAGGGTCTACTCGTCTGTGGAGGAGACCTTAATATCACTCTAAAACCACATCTGGACGCATCGGGGACGAGAATATCTCAATCACAAAAATTAACTAGAAAACTGAATTTTCTGATAGAGGAGATGGGATTGGTGGATATTTGGAGGCATTTTAACTCAACAGTAAGGAATTATACTTACTACTCATCTCCACATAAAACCTATTCGAGAATTgactacttcctcagttttgGTACCGATATGAATAGAATACAGGAGTGTCACATTGGGTCAATGGACGTTTCTGACCACTGCCCTCTATACTTATCCTTAAATCTTACTCAAAGGAGAAAAATAACCAACTGGAAATTAAACTCTAGTATACTGAATGAATCGACATGTGAACAGTTGACAAAAGATATTGCTGAATACCTGGAATTCAATGATAAAGATGAGTTACCCCCACCGATATTGTGGGATGCGTGCAAAGCAGTGATGAGAGGAAAAGTTATTGCTATAACCTCTAATATTAAAAAATTCAAAGTTGCAAGACTCCAGAAGTTGCAGTCGGAACTATTACAATTAGAGGCCACACATAAAAACACTATTGATACTAAGACAAAATTAGAAATGGCAAAGAAGAGAAATCTAATAGATGAGATATATACTCAAGATGTACAAAAGAAACTAATGCTGACTAAACAAAGATATTATGAGGGGGGAGCTAAATATATGAAACAATTGGCATATAGATTAAGGAAGCAACAAGCAGACAGAACAATATACAGGATAAGGGATCCGGAAACCAAAAGGGAAATGCAGGGTATAGAGGAAATTAAGTATTGCTTTAAGAGATATTACgaaaaattatatttacaacCACCCACAAACAATGACGATCAAATGGAGAGTATGTTAGACAGGTTACACCTCCCTAAACTTACAGCAGAAGATAATAATTCGTTAGTGAAGCAAATTACAAGGGAAGAACTTCACTTGGCAATTACTAAACTCAAGGCAAACAAATCCCCAGGTACAGATGGTTTTACTGCGGAGTGGTACACGAAATTAAGGGAACCTTTGACACCGGTCCTACTTAAAACATTTAATTGGGTCTTAATGAAGGGAGAAGCACCCCCCTCGTGGAAACAAGCCATAATTTCTATTATACCTAAAGATGGTAAAGATAAATTAGAATGCTCCAATTATAGGCCAATAAGTGTATTAAATGTAGATTACAAACTGTTTACGTCAATCATAGCACGGAGACTTGAAGGGATCATCCCAAGGATAATAAATCTAGATCAAACTGGATTTGTTAGGTCGCGTCAAACCCATGACAGTGTTAAGAGAACTCTGCAAATTATTAGAcacattaatttaaataaaatatcagcTATATTACTGAGTCTAGATGCTGAAAAAGCTTTTGACTCTGTGAGATGGGAATTTTTATTCCAAGTAATGCATAGATTTGGGTTTAATGGGTCCGTCACTTCAATATTGAGGTCTTTGTATAATAGTCCAACTGCAAAAATAAAGATTAATGGTGAACTTTCAGATGCTTTTAAGCTCGAAAGGTCCACAAGACAGGGATGCCCACTGAGTCCACTCTTATTTGCCATTTTTATAGAGCCATTGGCTCAAGGGATTAggcaaaatgataaaataaaagggATTAAAATTGCTGGAAGTGAGCACAAATTGGCCATGTTCGCAGATGATGTTTTGGTTTACTTATCACAACCTACTGAATCTTTTATGGAACTTATGTCAGTGTTAAAGGAGTATGGGTCCTACTCGGGATATAAATTGAa
This genomic interval from Oreochromis niloticus isolate F11D_XX linkage group LG5, O_niloticus_UMD_NMBU, whole genome shotgun sequence contains the following:
- the LOC100704947 gene encoding limbin isoform X3, which encodes MDSIQHDPGGKSADPLLRKDGTVEIGEAKAFFGRGPLASSAPAGPWGHSFYSSFPYVSNGLHLRNSRSTLTRYNLGHSLPQVQSVVPPAAFGVKFHKCAQVKLDTDPPQLTFFLLVRNVGPVGGTNLSQVAIRDSISGLVPLKSEGRVVERGYQTFAIDSLLAGSQAVLNYTAHVRSQKSEVLDLPAFLTFSNASQNDVSMFGPLTANLTLRMNSTDRIYPNHGVHFAGFVAGFFVTMVLMLLGFLAINVIGLRTRLNLLQKRRNRSDSDPEFADSNLSETVKDEATFEDKIVDTMVLEDPQNMYRALENLEVSSLLHATNNLEAVRIQIYKDVMSSLLARLQSQGQASAQAQERLLSVLHGQLLGMEGRLKEERGARMVALAGQCNLETREEMEAEHCREAAEKAQAELLCQHADQQELLQCSVLLEKLHKLSQGQLQRILLVRHEEASAKLQRQIIEWRRVELHKIFSEELEEATRMGELEKSTAKNLQHEYFTCQDQLEEVLDVVLANLRYVLAERSAQRKFLVHSLHSLNSLISDTFSSTSSNLDSWFTYIRGGSKLPAEQIDQLQEKAQKELVMLRQRLDEALKQERRAMHCGLIKKRRELISDMVRVHKQRQKDLSNMCKGLEGGIEVGQHLHCWQNLLTAHSLELAELINNLDEEAAADIRKVTMRVIQGAIADIKAIQPSAAQAVLALLPPGEQDFLLQMEPGQGSGQGASALLVGQERLHQEGKAALRILSSTREALKEAMEKELQEQKALRTRCKEFFRCLCLSQLTLSEDDRLKMKLEFQKCLSVIDRCLVMPHAVARTKLLCALAAWRKESEKQMMNTQSKGKTSEARQKADTSDLRLFQKKLKDRIQLYEREKEMESSIMSKVLEEMKYEREDDLHSQADSLAVQMAVIHYQKAERRSKVLETCRAMLTLHSLLVQQLKERKHLERQDMAQSIQSHCLGLEEAEQQLQEERTELDSLQMSQPALKSSKTHQEDSGVGDENREQETVFQLQTDCRMVAILQDALDKREQVTSLMAERFHLMTAKSQSMEDLKEQMELKRLYANCDQDLDFASQLVKRCHVSTEVLLEALRLLLPTLPESELLSISDALCPKQHPPSGSAEQEHPGCAEEMNRVLPVKLREDVVHKNMLNIPSCGVDKEGFQEKRQSLMEKLLPRSGLVLQGDTAPLLTKEKGKKNSCSKAQQPLYKSGLPVKEQQSDSGREEVVDTVKEAEEHATSASACCAPGSPATGERLFVFRDPPESCDSVDVPKRKRKRNFLNLKKGSVAPTNLP